The stretch of DNA CTTGGCGACCCGGCGCCCGGAGCGCCTGCGCACCGCCGCCCGCCAGCCCTGCCGGCCGGCGAGGCTGGACAGCAGCGGCACCTCGCTCGGCACGATCCAGCCGGCGGCGGCGAAGCCGGGCAGCTGGGAGGCCACGATGCGCTGCTCCCGGCGGCGCTGCCAGACCACGACGATCACCAGAGCGACGAACAGCGGCACCATGACGAAGCCGTAGACCACGAGGAAGAGGCCCCCGTCGAGCACCGAAGCGGAGGTGTTCCACAGGGAGTGCAGCGCGACGGCCACCACGTACCCGATCGCGACCGCCCCGATCCGGCCGCCTGCGGACCTGCTGCGCGCCGCGATCGCGGCCCCGATGCCGGTCATCGCCGTGAACAGGGGGTGGGCGAACGGCGAGAGCACCCCACGCAGCACGAGGACGGCGAGCACGCTGCCGACCTGGCCGACGGCAGCGTCCTCGGTGAACGCCCGGCCCAGGTAGAGGATGTTCTCGGTGAACGCGAACCCGGCGGCCACCAGCCCGGCGTAGACGACCCCGTCGACGACGCCGTCGAACTCCCGCCGCCGGAAGATCAGCATGCCGACGAGGAACGCGCCCTTCACGGCCTCCTCGACGACCGGGGCCACCGCCACCGCCCCGAAGAAGTCGGCCTGGTCCCGGCCGAGCACCTGGTCGACGACCATGCTCGCGCTGCTGTTGATCAGCAGGGCGCTCAGCGCGGCGAAGCAGGCGCCCCACAGGAACGCG from Pseudonocardia cypriaca encodes:
- a CDS encoding PrsW family intramembrane metalloprotease: MTQATRVIPMPTPGRQRRGVLAPVLGLIALGFCGLVVLGLVVSSVGVTGVVVGALCALVPVGPVVATFLWIDRWEPEPPRTLLIAFLWGACFAALSALLINSSASMVVDQVLGRDQADFFGAVAVAPVVEEAVKGAFLVGMLIFRRREFDGVVDGVVYAGLVAAGFAFTENILYLGRAFTEDAAVGQVGSVLAVLVLRGVLSPFAHPLFTAMTGIGAAIAARSRSAGGRIGAVAIGYVVAVALHSLWNTSASVLDGGLFLVVYGFVMVPLFVALVIVVVWQRRREQRIVASQLPGFAAAGWIVPSEVPLLSSLAGRQGWRAAVRRRSGRRVAKAVAEYQAAVTELAFLRDRMARGTVGPLGPMWHNEAVEAVRQARARAVGHPEALTVAIRHHRPPGWTPPPPGPPPPPPRSQQAAAPPYHPGYPPRPSYPPPPPPPPQGPWRR